Sequence from the Hemibagrus wyckioides isolate EC202008001 linkage group LG28, SWU_Hwy_1.0, whole genome shotgun sequence genome:
TGTAAAGTTTGTTTGCACTGCGCTCACCAACCCTTTCTTTCCCTCAAATCTCTTGTTGGTTATAATGTAAAATAAGCCCCAGAAGAAATGATAATTCGGTGTGCATTTTAATGCTGTGCATATACACTTGGCCATTGAAAGTGAGTGAAGATGGACTTCCAAATTTAAAGTGTGGCCATCATTCCTATATGAACTGAATCATTAAAAGTTATACATGTAATTTGCTATGCCACTGTATAAATTATCACTGCATTGTACTGATTATCTGCTTCAATTTTTTCTCAGTTGATAGATGAGCAGATCCTTTGTGTGCATGGTGGTCTTTCACCTGACATCAAGACTCTGGATCAGATTCGCACCATTGAACGGAACCAGGAAATCCCCCACAAGGGGGCATTTTGTGACCTCGTCTGGTCTGACCCGGAGGATGTTGACACATGGGCTATCAGCCCAAGGGGTGCTGGCTGGCTCTTTGGTGCCAAGGTCACCAATGAGGTAACGATATTCATTACAGTAGagacttgttttgtttttgcttttttttgtttgttaaaatgCTAATATTTTCAACTGTGACTACTGAAGCATTTTATGTACTCACCCACACATGCAGTTATATGGGAGTCTCAGCTTTTAACTTTGCAGTTATATAGGTGGTAACTTTTTTAAGAATCTGTCCTCGTGTTGGTTTTGCCTTTACTCCCCACCTGCATCATTGACCCTCTTGccagttcatcactgttccttccttggaccacttttgatagaccgggaacaccccacaagagctgcagttttggagatgctctgatccagtggtctagccatcacaatttggcccttgtcaaacttgctcaaatccttaagcttgtccatttttcctgcttctaatacatcaactttgaggacaaaatgttcacttgctgcctaatatatcccaccatccactaacaggtgccatgatgaggagataatcagtggtgttcacttcacctgtcagtgctcataatgttatggcagtGCAGTTGTGGGTTAACACCGGTGGGCACTAGTGCTCAGGGTGATGGTCAAGGACTTGTTACTGACTTGACCTGGGAAGAGTATAATGGCCATAGTTCATTATTTATTGACCATACTTCTCTCAAGAACCCCCATGACACTGTGACTTGTTTATGTGCTACTGAAGGTTTGGCTAGATCTGTGTGGAGAAATTCAGCTATATGAATATGGAACGTGTCATTTGTTTAATTAGTTCTTTATTCACACAggtcatttaataataaaagtacaGGGCTGTTCTTCTTTCAGAATGTAGATCACAAATTCCCACACctaatttaatattttgattAGTTGATCCTATTTggtgatgtatttttttttctctttattttttcacGTCAGCAAAAacatgcaattttttttatcctttgcTGAGGATTAGATCTATTTAGAACTGATAGTCGATAACAGTAAATATCTTTTACCACAGTTtccacattttattattatttggacaTAACCTAGACAACAAAATAACTGTGACATGATTCTCAGTAAAAACTATACCTGTTGGTGTATTTTGATGGATATTAAATGCACCCTACAAGCaatgtaaaatgtatgtgtataatATCCATGTAtttttctctcccttttttGCAGTTTGTCCATATTAATAACCTGAAACTGATTTGCCGTGCACATCAGCTGGTTCATGAAGGCTACAAGTTTATGTTTGATGAGAAGCTCGTGACCGTGTGGTCAGCCCCCAACTACTGCTACCGCTGTGGCAACATTGCCTCAATTATGGTGTTCAAGGATGTGAGTACACGGGAGCCCAAACTATTCCGTGCCGTGCCTGATGCAGAGCGAGTCATTCCACCCAGAACCACAACGCCCTACTTCCTCTGAGATCTTCGATGCCCACTGTGTCCACCCCTCTTTCTCAGCTTGGTcaacctctctctttctttcttttttttttttccttattttatgtttttgtgggtttttttttttttttttttaaactgaggTTTTTACAGAATATGCATACTTTCTCACCACCACTTCCCCTGAGATTAGATTACAAGGAACCCTGAGAATGTTGCCAGCCCTTTTCATGAGAAGTGCAAGTTTGTCTTGTAGAAATTTGGTGGAAAGAAAGCAGTGCTTCTCTtggtgctgttgttttttttttttttgtttttttttggttctttaATCCTAAATGAAATTATTCAcatgtggttaaaaaaaaaagtgtaaaccACTTAGTCAGACCAAGAGTGTAGGCTTTTGAATATTTGTGTACTCGGATGGTTTAATCTGGCCCTGTTGTCTTGAAGACTTGAGGTTTGGGTGTGAGGTTTGGACCAGGTGATTTAAACAGAAGAGTCTAtgattattttgtacatttaaaaattgtattgatttcatttttctttcagatttattttattattgtagaGATGTTGACCCACATAccaataaaatattgaaaaataaacccctttattaatttaaatggtTTGTACATGCGTGTTTCTACATTATTCTTTTAAAAAGACGTGAATCACAGTGCGTGTCAATAAAGTGACCTAAAGTGGTCATAAGGTGGCGTACTTTAACATGAAATTGCagctatgcaaataaatatttGCACTGCCCCCTAACGGTGTGCTGTAGTTGACAACACGGACAGCCAATTAAATGCTTGGCTTTGTGCGACGTCATCGAGGTCGGTGAGCATCATGTTAGTGTGAGAGGTGTTTTTCAATGGAAATTGTAGAGAAGTCACCGACAGAATGGTAGTGACAAATACACTGACGGGATAAAATCTTAATTTTGtgtttgagaaaaaaaagaaaagctaaatTAGGTGGCTGTTAAATGACGCTGGAGGAACGAGCAAGCATTAATATTACTGAGATTATACACAGCTGCTTCAAGGTAGAAGAACGTTTTCCCCCCTTCAGGGTTCGAAGAAGACGATACAATACACAGG
This genomic interval carries:
- the ppp6c gene encoding serine/threonine-protein phosphatase 6 catalytic subunit, which translates into the protein MAPLDLDKYVEIARQCKYLPENDLKRLCDYVCDLLLEESNVQPVSSPVTVCGDIHGQFYDLCELFRTGGQVPDTNYIFMGDFVDRGYYSLETFTYLLALKAKWPDRITLLRGNHESRQITQVYGFYDECQTKYGNANAWRYCTKVFDMLTVAALIDEQILCVHGGLSPDIKTLDQIRTIERNQEIPHKGAFCDLVWSDPEDVDTWAISPRGAGWLFGAKVTNEFVHINNLKLICRAHQLVHEGYKFMFDEKLVTVWSAPNYCYRCGNIASIMVFKDVSTREPKLFRAVPDAERVIPPRTTTPYFL